In the genome of Leishmania braziliensis MHOM/BR/75/M2904 contig, possible fusion of chromosomes 20 and 34, one region contains:
- a CDS encoding putative ruvb-like 1 DNA helicase, translated as MSGIKIEEVISTTKKERVAAHSHVKGLGLNPDGTTKHIADGFVGQEKAREAAGIAVDLIRSKKMAGRALLFAGPPGTGKTALALGIAKELGPKVPFCPMVGSEVYSAEVKKTEVLMENFRRAIGLRIKENKEVYEGEVTELRAEETDNPLGGYGKSISHVIITLKSQKGSKLLKLDAAIYESLEKEKVSVGDVIYIEASSGAVKRVGRSDAYIGDHDLEADEYVPIPKGDVHKKKEVIQDVTLHDLDMANAKPSQGQDALSIVNSMMRHKKTEVTEKLRQEINKVVNKYIDQGVAELVPGVLFIDEVHMLDIECFTYLNKALESTLAPVVIFATNRGSCRIRGTEIRAPHGMPTDLLDRLLIIRTMNYDVSEITSIVEIRAHVEGAKISEAALTKLGTIGENTSLRFVAQLLTPALIIAETNGHEVIEEEDVDLVDELFKDGKASARLLQDHAEEYVYQ; from the coding sequence ATGTCCGGCATTAAGATCGAAGAGGTTATCTCGACCACCAAGAAGGAGCGGGTGGCAGCGCACAGCCACGTGAAGGGACTCGGTCTCAACCCTGACGGAACGACGAAACACATCGCTGACGGTTTTGTCGGACAAGAGAAGGCGCGCGAGGCGGCCGGCATTGCGGTGGACCTGATCCGCTCCAAGAAGATGGCTGGTCGGGCGCTGCTGTTTGCGGGGCCGCCCGGCACCGGAAAGACAGCGCTGGCTCTCGGTATTGCCAAAGAGCTGGGACCCAAGGTACCCTTCTGTCCGATGGTGGGCAGCGAGGTGTACAGcgcggaggtgaagaaaACAGAGGTGCTCATGGAGAATTTCCGCCGCGCCATCGGGCTACGCAtcaaggaaaacaaagaggtGTACGAAGGCGAGGTGACTGAGCTGCGCGCCGAGGAGACCGACAACCCGCTCGGCGGCTATGGCAAGTCCATCTCGCACGTCATCATTACCCTCAAGTCGCAGAAGGGGTCTAAGTTGCTGAAGCTGGATGCAGCCATCTACGAGAGCctggaaaaggagaaggtgTCCGTCGGCGACGTCATCTACATTGAGGCAAGCTCTGGCGCGGTGAAGCGGGTGGGTCGCAGCGATGCGTATATTGGTGACCACGACCTGGAGGCGGACGAGTACGTGCCGATCCCGAAGGGCGACGTCCACAAGAAGAAAGAGGTGATTCAGGACGTGACACTGCACGACCTCGACATGGCAAACGCCAAGCCGAGCCAGGGACAAGATGCTCTGTCGATTGTGAACAGCATGATGCGACACAAGAAGACGGAGGTGACagaaaaactgcgccagGAGATCAATAAGGTTGTGAACAAGTACATCGATCAAGGTGTCGCTGAGCTCGTGCCCGGGGTCCTCTTCATAGATGAAGTACACATGCTGGACATCGAGTGCTTCACGTACCTCAACAAGGCACTGGAGTCGACCCTTGCGCCGGTTGTCATCTTTGCCACCAAccgcggcagctgccgcatTCGCGGGACGGAGATTCGGGCGCCGCACGGGATGCCGACAGATTTGCTTGACCGCCTCCTCATCATTCGTACCATGAACTATGACGTGAGCGAAATTACGTCGATTGTGGAGATCCGTGCCCATGTGGAGGGGGCGAAGATATCTGAAGCGGCTCTGACCAAGCTTGGTACCATCGGCGAGAACACGTCGCTGCGATTCGTTGCGCAACTGCTGACGCCGGCGCTCATCATTGCCGAAACAAACGGCCACGAGGTgatcgaggaggaagacgtgGATCTGGTGGACGAGCTCTTTAAGGACGGCAAGGCATCAGCCCGCCTGCTGCAAGACCACGCAGAGGAGTACGTGTACCAGTGA
- a CDS encoding peroxisome biosynthesis protein-like protein, with protein MQQSSFEVAVDRSSQHSFVTASQHYLDSVLRPLYSGCLPPAVPLRITGQSGNIIYVGCLTDRPHTRSKFVLLFPLALCYDHGLREGELVECVPLSNAPRATKVMVAPLTVDDSEVVEQNALRIESLLLRQVQVVFPSMIISVSIFPGVPAKVIVTTIKCGDAEEKLRSGCAAMNEGTHFVIATRVRREQADGMTDGAAAPPLWAFVRGRPTRVAASNGAESGDTAVVRVRSATAERYHWKNGTVLGALDCAAVATLDTEDVTPGFLRAHLKQVTVVVVDTAGGEAAGAAEEEDVCVVDSLAQATNLLLTPHGLDSSAATAGKASGAAAAAPPVLSNPARLPCSAVALDAVMQVHGKVAEDLQRHLVAALHQSSVPQFTNLHQSNVLVCGGKGFGKSTVVRAVLDTLPDVHTVTLECGKTKSFLVDIAKALRECVLCKPAVLVLENFECIAPAQQEGHVAAMSAMTQAALEATLTRFCYQFSIRPHGAVVVLATCSSRDAVHETLRSVYCFRQILTLEALNRASRTALTGQLFPHAPSEDVAAATALMDNYTPFDVKQLALRMRAKLAAEPALSLRECAEICVASFTPLAHTGINFLKGNKVSWESIGGLGEAKKTLYNTLVLPIKHPQLFARLPLKTRSGILLYGPSGCGKTFILESLVNAENLHCIVINGPEVFGKYIGQSEQKIRDVFERAQAAAPCVVFFDEFDSVAPQRGADNSGVTDRVVNQLLCYLDGVEERKNVFVVAASSRPDLIDAALLRPGRLDKAVVCPVPSEDDRVAILRSLLSKTSAHFSDEELRQVARRTVNWTPADLSAMVSSANMLVNMRFMDSLTRQVPGGSECICGGSATMADEDGFVIAGLGDGVTREKMGDALKQLCLAARGGAEVAVSNKAVAGAGVVSMDDLWASLETTRPSLTEKDLQKHERIHALFSKGKGTPPPKPPGSQLVTR; from the coding sequence ATGCAGCAGTCATCCTTTGAAGTCGCTGTGGACAGGAGCAGCCAGCACTCCTTCGTGACGGCCTCGCAGCACTACCTCGACAGCGTGCTGCGACCGCTCTACAGCGGCTGCCTGCCCCCAGCGGTGCCGTTGCGCATTACAGGACAAAGCGGCAACATCATCTACGTCGGGTGCCTCACCGACCGCCCGCACACGCGCTCCAAGTTTGtgctccttttccctctcgcgCTCTGCTATGACCATGGTCTAAGAGAGGGCGAGCTGGTGGagtgcgtgccgctgtccaACGCGCCGCGTGCGACTAAGGTAATGGTGGCGCCGCTGACAGTGGACGACAGCGAGGTAGTGGAGCAGAACGCACTTCGCATCGAGagcctgctgctccgccaggTGCAGGTCGTCTTCCCCTCCATGATCATCTCCGTCTCTATCTTCCCCGGGGTGCCAGCCAAGGTGATTGTGACCACCATCAAGTGCGGCGATGCGGAAGAGAAGCTGCGTAGCGGATGTGCGGCGATGAATGAGGGCACGCATTTTGTAATCGCCACCCGTGTTCGTCGGGAGCAGGCGGACGGCATGActgacggtgctgccgcgccgccactCTGGGCCTTTGTCCGCGGACGGCCCACTCGTGTCGCTGCTAGCAACGGGGCCGAGAGCGGCGACACGGCGGTGGTTCGGGTGCGCAGTGCCACAGCCGAGAGGTACCACTGGAAGAATGGTACGGTACTCGGTGCCCTCGACtgcgcggcagtggcgacgCTGGACACGGAAGACGTGACACCGGGGTTTCTGCGAGCACATTTGAAGCAAGTCACCGTCGTCGTTGTGGACACCGCcggcggcgaggcagcgggtgctgcggaggaggaggatgtgtGTGTAGTGGACTCCCTGGCGCAGGCGACAAACCTTCTCCTTACTCCCCACGGTCTCGACTCGTCAGCCGCTACGGCGGGGAAGGctagcggtgctgcagcggcggccccTCCGGTGCTCTCGAATCCCGCGCGACTCCCATGCTCTGCGGTGGCCCTGGATGCGGTCATGCAGGTGCATGGGAAGGTGGCAGAGGATTTGCAGCGGCATCTCGTGGCTGCCCTCCACCAGTCAAGCGTACCACAGTTTACCAACCTGCACCAGAGCAACGTGCTGGTGTGCGGCGGGAAAGGCTTCGGCAAGTCGACGGTGGTGCGCGCTGTGCTCGACACGCTGCCCGACGTGCACACCGTAACCCTCGAGTGCGGCAAGACTAAATCCTTCTTAGTTGACATCGCCAAGGCCTTGAGGGAGTGCGTGCTGTGCAAACCGGCAGTGCTGGTGCTGGAGAACTTTGAGTGCAtcgcgccagcgcagcaggagggCCACGTGGCGGCAATGTCGGCCATGACgcaggcagcgctggaggcaACGCTGACACGCTTCTGCTACCAGTTCTCTATTCGTCCGCATGGGGCGGTGGTAGTGTTGGCGACGTGCTCGAGCCGCGACGCAGTGCACGAGACGCTGCGGTCAGTGTACTGCTTCCGGCAGATCCTGACGCTGGAGGCACTGAATCGAGCGTCGCGGACGGCTCTGACTGGGCAATTGTTCCCACATGCTCCTAGCGAAGacgtggcggcagcgacggcgctaATGGACAACTACACGCCGTTTGACGTGAAGCAGCTGGCATTGCGGATGCGGGCGAAGCTGGCGGCGGAGCCGGCCCTGTCACTGCGCGAGTGCGCCGAGATCTGCGTGGCCTCCTTTACCCCGCTAGCGCACACCGGCATCAACTTTCTCAAAGGAAACAAGGTGTCGTGGGAGTCGATTGGCGGGCTgggggaggcgaagaagacgcTGTACAACACACTGGTGCTGCCGATCAAGCACCCCCAGCTGTTtgcgcggctgccgctcaAGACGCGCAGTGGCATCCTGCTCTATGGTCCATCCGGGTGCGGCAAAACTTTCATCCTCGAATCGCTTGTCAACGCAGAGAACCTGCACTGCATCGTCATCAACGGCCCGGAGGTGTTTGGCAAGTACATTGGGCAGAGTGAGCAAAAGATCCGCGACGTCTTTGAGCGCGCgcaggcggctgcgccgTGCGTGGTGTTCTTTGACGAATTTGACTCggtggcaccgcagcgcggggCTGACAATTCGGGCGTGACGGACCGCGTGGTGAACCAGCTTCTGTGTTACCTGGATGGTGTGGAGGAGCGCAAGAATGTATTTGTCGTCGCGGCCTCGAGCCGGCCGGACCTGATAGACGCGGCGCTCTTGCGGCCGGGTCGGCTCGATAAGGCGGTGGTGTGCCCTGTGCCAAGCGAAGATGATCGCGTGGCAATACTGCGCAGTCTGCTGAGCAAGACGTCGGCGCACTTTAGTGACGAGGAGTTGCGGCAAGTGGCGCGTCGCACAGTGAACTGGACTCCGGCCGACCTCTCGGCGATGGTGTCGTCGGCGAACATGCTGGTGAACATGCGATTCATGGACAGCCTGACAAGACAGGTGCCTGGCGGCTCAGAATGCATctgtggtggcagcgccacaATGGCTGACGAGGACGGGTTTGTGATTGCTGGCCTCGGCGACGGCGTGACGCGGGAGAAGATGGGGGACGCGCTGAAGCAGCTCTGCCTGGCCGCTCGCGGTGGGGCTGAAGTGGCTGTCTCCAACAAGGCTGTGGCGGGAGCGGGGGTGGTGTCGATGGACGACTTGTGGGCGTCGTTGGAGACGACGCGACCGTCGCTGACGGAGAAGGACCTCCAGAAGCATGAGCGCATCcacgccctcttctccaagGGAAAGggcacacctccacccaAGCCGCCCGGCTCGCAGCTCGTCACGCGGTGA